The Salvia miltiorrhiza cultivar Shanhuang (shh) chromosome 1, IMPLAD_Smil_shh, whole genome shotgun sequence genome has a window encoding:
- the LOC131016283 gene encoding uncharacterized protein LOC131016283, protein MSDIDDIPLTPNGTKISPDDPTSSVRNIRAEVICANTGNLHVNAGETHVLDQTLGTIKTIGMIGTIGTTIMETPILGNPTLWDASRSILIGRTNFAQAQVIPAGKLEGDHICNTLTCQPDGVLRQTIPIGQNSNAQDQLLHANLSKQGMTSTHPNMDPSLTRRLADMEKPSSNETRESRPRSRKSAESCYADSPFVDEIALVEMHRKFNFPHMKMFDGASDPDDHIAQYRQRMFTVTIPRDMREACMCTGFGSSLVGPALQWYTNFPNNSSSSFAQLTDIFVQQYASSRKLEKILEDLYAVVQRHGEPLRVYIGCFNKEKVSIINCSEQTAVTAFRKGLLPGSDLYKTLTKHPCKIMEDMLIQAWEQIKWEKDQYNMQRVTPPSKPDRDYQVDRRSGRDRRAKPYPPPYRQNREIREYDGAALKNLDKGQHTLNEGRDRRDERREVTLPNPSNHERTVNVISGGSEVSGITHSAAKKHTRQAKSSKTGENVPGQARADQPAQTISFQSTESDKLLNPHHDALVISIYIANCLTKRVLIDNGSSANIMFINAFREMGLNESSITRKTVVFIGFNDERKTTIGEIDLLVYVEGINLSTRFLVIDAPSAFNVILDRPWIHNMEAVPSTFHQVVKFPTKWGIKKIKGEQKDSRSCYQTTMKSKRAL, encoded by the exons ATGTCGGACATCGATGACATCCCTCTCACACCTAATGGAACTAAGATCAGCCCAGATGATCCAACATCTTCGGTAAGAAACATTAGAGCTGAGGTAATTTGTGCTAACACGGGTAATCTTCATGTGAATGCAGGTGAAACACACGTCCTGGACCAGACACTCGGAACGATTAAGACAATCGGGATGATCGGGACGATCGGGACAACCATAATGGAAACCCCTATTCTAGGCAACCCGACGTTATGGGACGCAAGTCGATCTATTCTGATAGGTCGGACCAACTTTGCCCAGGCGCAAGTAATACCAGCAGGGAAACTTGAAGGAGATCACATATGCAACACCCTGACGTGTCAACCAGATGGGGTCTTAAGGCAAACAATTCCAATTGGTCAGAATAGCAATGCTCAAGATCAACTACTTCATGCCAACCTAAGCAAACAAGGCATGACTAGCACTCACCCGAACATGGACCCCTCTTTGACTAGAAGATTAGCAGACATGGAAAAGCCATCATCCAACGAAACCCGGGAGTCCCGGCCCCGATCAAGAAAAAGTGCAGAAAGCTGTTATGCCGACTCACCCTTTGTGGACGAGATAGCTTTGGTGGAGATGCATAGGAAGTTTAATTTCCCTCACATGAAGATGTTCGATGGCGCATCCGATCCAGACGATCACATTGCTCAATACCGCCAAAGGATGTTCACCGTCACCATCCCTCGTGATATGAGGGAGGCATGCATGTGTACGGGGTTCGGTTCTAGTCTAGTaggaccggccctccagtggtaTACAAATTTCCCGAATAACTCTAGTAGCTCTTTTGCCCAACTAACTGATATTTTTGTCCAACAGTACGCAAGTAGCAGAAAATTAGAGAAGATCTTGGAGGACTTGTACGCCGTTGTCCAGAGGCATGGAGAACCTCTCAGAGTCTACATAGGATGCTTCAACAAGGAGAAGGTGTCAATCATCAACTGCAGCGAGCAGACCGCCGTCACGGCCTTCCGCAAGGGCCTATTACCCGGTTCTGACCTATATAAGACTCTTACCAAACATCCGTGCAAAATCATGGAGGACATGTTGATCCAAGCATGGGAACAGATCAAGTGGGAGAAGGATCAATATAACATGCAGAGGGTCACTCCACCAAGTAAACCCGACAGAGACTATCAGGTCGACAGGAGGTCGGGTCGCGACAGACGTGCCAAACCATATCCACCACCTTATAGGCAAAACAGAGAAATAAGAGAATATGACGGAGCAGCACTCAAGAATCTAG ATAAGGGTCAACACACCTTGAATGAAGGAAGGGATAGACGAGATGAGCGGAGAGAAGTCACTCTGCCAAACCCATCCAACCATGAGAGGACAGTTAATGTTATTTCTGGTGGTTCAGAAGTTAGTGGAATTACACACTCTGCTGCAAAGAAGCACACGAGGCAAGCCAAGTCTAGCAAGACGGGAGAAAATGTACCCGGTCAAGCCAGGGCAGACCAACCAGCCCAGACAATTAGCTTCCAATCTACAGAATCAGACAAACTTCTTAACCCTCATCATGATGCTTTAGTTATTTCCATTTATATTGCCAATTGCTTAACAAAACGGGTGTTGATTGATAATGGCAGTTCTGCCAATATCATGTTTATTAATGCTTTCAGGGAAATGGGCTTGAACGAGTCCAGCATAACCAGGAAGACTGTTGTATTCATAGGCTTCAACGATGAGAGAAAGACAACCATTGGGGAGATCGACCTACTCGTCTATGTCGAAGGAATCAATTTGTCAACAAGATTCCTAGTGATTGATGCCCCCTCCGCATTCAACGTTATCCTTGATCGTCCATGGATCCATAACATGGAGGCAGTTCCTTCCACTTTTCACCAAGTAGTGAAGTTCCCAACCAAGTGGGGCATCAAGAAAATCAAGGGAGAGCAAAAAGACTCCAGATCCTGCTACCAAACTACCATGAAGTCCAAACGTGCCTTATAG
- the LOC131006525 gene encoding uncharacterized protein LOC131006525 isoform X1 — MHTKIVKIQAVYFTAAAAAAQLPKQHKKTNKKFRYPIHLFVVFLFPPNSEFSHSSPPTTKQVPQLPFFEFSRFQYWKEEKGMRGLEMGAGLMNVAAYATSTKQLGWLSSVLAGILMCKVVYDLTGIISASLVKEYRRLNRKQKLEWNNRGFSTFHAIAAAACALYLLLISDLFYDSRDQLVINRSSSLSNTTFGVSIGYFLSDLAMILYQYPALGGVEYVMHHGLSMFAIIQSLFSGQAQIYILMVLFTEITTPFVNLRWYLDVAGMKNSKLYIYNGVALFLGWLVARIVLFVFFFYHMYIHFDQVKLVYPLGFYSLLTVSPVLAMMNAFWFWKIARGMVRTLSKARHSQ; from the exons ATGCACACCAAAATTGTCAAAATTCAAGCTGTCTATTTcaccgctgctgctgctgctgcacaaCTACCTAAACAACACAAGAAAACCAATAAGAAATTCAGATACCCAATCCATCTCTTTgtcgttttccttttccctcCCAATTCTGAATTCTCCCACTCTTCACCACCCACCACCAAGCAAGTTCCACAACTTCCTTTCTTCGAATTCAGTCGATTTCAATATT GGAAAGAGGAAAAAGGGATGAGGGGTTTGGAGATGGGTGCTGGGTTGATGAATGTGGCCGCTTACGCTACTTCCACCAAGCAGTTAGGGTGGCTCTCCTCGGTTTTGGCTGGTATTTTGATGTGCAAAGTT GTATACGACTTAACAGGCATAATTAGTGCGTCATTAGTGAAGGAGTACAGAAGACTTAACAGGAAACAGAAACTAGAATGGAACAACAG GGGGTTCTCCACTTTCCATGCCATCGCTGCAGCAGCTTGCGCTCTGTATCTCCTGCTCATCTCTGATCTTTTTTATGATTCTCGAGATCAGTTGGTCATCAATAGGTCATCAAGTTTATCGAACACTACATTCGGG GTCTCAATTGGGTACTTTTTATCAGACTTGGCAATGATATTATATCAATATCCTGCCTTAGGTGGAGTGGAGTAT GTCATGCATCACGGACTCTCCATGTTTGCAATTATTCAATCACTTTTCAGCGGTCAAGCGCAAATTTACATACTAATGGTTCTTTTCACTGAAATCACAACCCCGTTTGTTAATCTAAGATG GTATCTTGATGTTGCTGGCATGAAGAATTCCAAACTTTATATTTACAATGGTGTTGCTCTGTTCTTGGGTTGGTTG GTTGCAAGGATTGTGTTATTTGTTTTCTTCTTTTACCACATGTACATCCATTTTGATCAG GTGAAGTTAGTGTACCCACTAGGATTTTATAGCTTGCTCACAGTATCCCCTGTGTTGGCGATGATGAACGCATTCTGGTTTTGGAAAATTGCGAGAGGTATGGTGAGAACGTTGAGCAAGGCTAGACACAGTCAATAG
- the LOC131006525 gene encoding uncharacterized protein LOC131006525 isoform X2, whose protein sequence is MRGLEMGAGLMNVAAYATSTKQLGWLSSVLAGILMCKVVYDLTGIISASLVKEYRRLNRKQKLEWNNRGFSTFHAIAAAACALYLLLISDLFYDSRDQLVINRSSSLSNTTFGVSIGYFLSDLAMILYQYPALGGVEYVMHHGLSMFAIIQSLFSGQAQIYILMVLFTEITTPFVNLRWYLDVAGMKNSKLYIYNGVALFLGWLVARIVLFVFFFYHMYIHFDQVKLVYPLGFYSLLTVSPVLAMMNAFWFWKIARGMVRTLSKARHSQ, encoded by the exons ATGAGGGGTTTGGAGATGGGTGCTGGGTTGATGAATGTGGCCGCTTACGCTACTTCCACCAAGCAGTTAGGGTGGCTCTCCTCGGTTTTGGCTGGTATTTTGATGTGCAAAGTT GTATACGACTTAACAGGCATAATTAGTGCGTCATTAGTGAAGGAGTACAGAAGACTTAACAGGAAACAGAAACTAGAATGGAACAACAG GGGGTTCTCCACTTTCCATGCCATCGCTGCAGCAGCTTGCGCTCTGTATCTCCTGCTCATCTCTGATCTTTTTTATGATTCTCGAGATCAGTTGGTCATCAATAGGTCATCAAGTTTATCGAACACTACATTCGGG GTCTCAATTGGGTACTTTTTATCAGACTTGGCAATGATATTATATCAATATCCTGCCTTAGGTGGAGTGGAGTAT GTCATGCATCACGGACTCTCCATGTTTGCAATTATTCAATCACTTTTCAGCGGTCAAGCGCAAATTTACATACTAATGGTTCTTTTCACTGAAATCACAACCCCGTTTGTTAATCTAAGATG GTATCTTGATGTTGCTGGCATGAAGAATTCCAAACTTTATATTTACAATGGTGTTGCTCTGTTCTTGGGTTGGTTG GTTGCAAGGATTGTGTTATTTGTTTTCTTCTTTTACCACATGTACATCCATTTTGATCAG GTGAAGTTAGTGTACCCACTAGGATTTTATAGCTTGCTCACAGTATCCCCTGTGTTGGCGATGATGAACGCATTCTGGTTTTGGAAAATTGCGAGAGGTATGGTGAGAACGTTGAGCAAGGCTAGACACAGTCAATAG